The window AATCCATCAGAGGACGCCTCATCGATCATTACCGTATGCAATCGCTCCTTGGTCGCTTCCACTTTCTTTTGGGTCTCCTTGATTTTGCCCATCATTCCCATTAAATCTCCAAACATATCTTTACAATTTTCGCTTGTCCGTTCACTATCAAAACAAGCCGTGTTTTACTATTTGTCAAACGTAAGGACAAAAGTAGTAAATTGGCCAAAACACTTTCCATGAAACAAATGATTTCAAGAATATCTGTTCTGGTTTTATGCCTTATTTTTGCCACCGCTTGCAAGAACAACAAAGACGAAGCCATGAATATTACTCCGCCTGTAGCCCCAAAGCATCCAACAAAGCTCGAAAAACACGGTGATGTTAGAATCGATGACTACTATTGGATGAACAATAGGGAAGACCAACAGGTGCTCGATTACCTGAATGCGGAAAACGACTATTTCCAAAAAATGACCGCCCATACCCAAAAATTCCAGGAGGAACTTTTTCAGGAAATGAAGGCCCGAATCAAAGAAGATGATGAATCCGTCCCCTACCAATTGGACGGTTATTGGTACATTACCCGTTACGAAGAAGGCAAAGAGTATCCCATTTATTCCAGAAAAAAGGGGAGCTTGGAAGCCGAAGAAGAGTTGTTGTTCGATTGCAACCAAATGGCCGAAGGACACGAATATTTCAACCTTCGGGGCGTTTCCATCAGTCCAGATAACAAATTGGCTTCCTTTGGAACGGATACCATATCCAGAAGGCAATACAATATTCAAATAAAGAACTTGGAATCGGGCGAAATATTCCCGGATATCATTGAGAACACTACCGGAAGTTCCGTCTGGGCCAATGATAACAAAACGCTTTTCTACACCAAAAAAGATCCGGTAACTCTACGGTCAGATAAAATTTTTAAGCACGTTTTGGGTACCTCAGCTGATGAAGATGAGCTGGTTTTTCACGAAAAGGATTCCACTTACAACACTTTTGTGTACAAGACCAAATCCCGTGATTATATTGTTATCGGTTCCAGTAGTACGCTTACTTCCGAATATCGCTTTTTGGATGCCGATGATCCCAATGGAAAATTCAAGGTGTTTTCGCCACGTGAAAAAGGCGTGGAATATTCCATTTCCCATTTTGAGGATGATTTTTACGTGTTGACGAATAGGGATGGTGCGACCAACTTTAAATTGATGAAAACGAGTGAAAACAACACCTCATCAGAACATTGGGAAGAATTTATTCCGCATGATGAAGAGGTATTGTTGGAAGATGTTGAAATTTTCAGGGACTATTATGTGGTCACCGAGCGCAGGAACGGGCTCAGCCAAATGAAAATTGCCAAATGGGACGGTTCGGACAGTTATTATTTGCCTTTTGAAAGCGAAACCTATGTAGCAGGACCTTCGGTGAATTTGGATTTTGATACCAAAGTGCTTCGGTATTACTACAATGAAATGGGCGAGCCTTACGCCGTTATTGATTTTGACATGGAAACACGAACCAAGACTGTGATGAAGCAG is drawn from Flagellimonas sp. MMG031 and contains these coding sequences:
- a CDS encoding S9 family peptidase; this translates as MKQMISRISVLVLCLIFATACKNNKDEAMNITPPVAPKHPTKLEKHGDVRIDDYYWMNNREDQQVLDYLNAENDYFQKMTAHTQKFQEELFQEMKARIKEDDESVPYQLDGYWYITRYEEGKEYPIYSRKKGSLEAEEELLFDCNQMAEGHEYFNLRGVSISPDNKLASFGTDTISRRQYNIQIKNLESGEIFPDIIENTTGSSVWANDNKTLFYTKKDPVTLRSDKIFKHVLGTSADEDELVFHEKDSTYNTFVYKTKSRDYIVIGSSSTLTSEYRFLDADDPNGKFKVFSPREKGVEYSISHFEDDFYVLTNRDGATNFKLMKTSENNTSSEHWEEFIPHDEEVLLEDVEIFRDYYVVTERRNGLSQMKIAKWDGSDSYYLPFESETYVAGPSVNLDFDTKVLRYYYNEMGEPYAVIDFDMETRTKTVMKQQEVLGGKFDKNNYKTERLWATARDGKKVPISIIYRKDTPLDGTSPLLQYGYGSYGATMDPYFSSIRLSLLDRGFIYAIAHVRGGEYLGRPWYEDGKLLQKKNTFTDFIDVSKFLIEQKYTSSEHLYAMGGSAGGLLMGAIINMEPELYHGIIAAVPFVDVVTTMLDDTIPLTTGEYDEWGNPNEKEYYDYMKSYSPYDNVEAKAYPHMYVSTGLHDSQVQYWEPAKWVAKLREYKTDNNLLFLDTNMDAGHGGASGRFEALKETAKEYAFILDLEGKAL